A single region of the Anguilla rostrata isolate EN2019 chromosome 11, ASM1855537v3, whole genome shotgun sequence genome encodes:
- the pex10 gene encoding peroxisome biogenesis factor 10 isoform X2, which translates to MPLLPANQPQLIRASQKDKYYQNCLRNNANEAFQTFAGSKRWLQWRKEIELVSDLAYYGLTTFTGYQTLGEEYCSIVQVDPTKRRVPSRARRGALVLLHSFLPYLLDKLLVCLENELQAEHVGSPGGQSPPASRWNPAACLRARIRGAVGMLTEVQKKALLPVLFAVQQGLTILHRIHVALFYINGAFYHLGKRAAGVSYLRVHGGAGDHQAIRVSYRLLGLVSMLQLGLTLALQLNNFRQKQRARQEWKRHRNLPSSVRPVEAPASRTSRCILCLEERRHSTTTPCGHLFCWECITEWCNTKAECPLCREKFQPQRLVYLRNYK; encoded by the exons ATGCCACTGCTTCCTGCAAACCAGCCGCAGCTCATCCGCGCCAGTCAGAAAGATAAGTATTACCAGAACTGTTTGCGGAACAACGCCAACGAAGCCTTTCAAACGTTTGCAG GGTCCAAGAGGTGGCTACAATGGAGAAAAGAGATTGAGTTAGTATCTGACCTTGCGTATTATGGTTTAACAACATTTACAG GGTACCAGACGCTGGGTGAAGAGTATTGCAGCATCGTCCAGGTCGACCCCACCAAACGCAGGGTGCCCTCCCGCGCCCGACGCGGGGCTCTGGTGCTGCTGCACAGCTTCCTGCCGTACCTCCTGGACAAGCTCCTGGTCTGCCTGGAGAACGAGCTGCAGGCTGAGCACGTCGGGTCCCCAGGAGGCCAGAGCCCGCCGGCCTCTCGCTGGAACCCCGCTGCCTGCCTGAGGGCCAGGATCCGCGGCGCGGTGGGCATGCTGACGGAGGTGCAGAAGAAAGCGCTGCTCCCGGTCCTCTTCGCTGTGCAGCAGGGGCTCACCATATTGCACAGGATTCACGTGGCTCTCTTTTACATCAACGGGGCCTTCTACCACCTTGGGAAGAGGGCAGCGGGCGTCAGTTAT CTGCGTGTGCATGGCGGGGCCGGTGATCACCAGGCCATCCGCGTCAGCTACAGACTCCTTGGCTTGGTCTCCATGCTGCAGCTGGGCCTCACACTGGCTCTGCAGCTCAACAACTTCCGCCAGAAACAAAGAGCGAGGCAGGAATGGAAGCGCCACAGGAACCTTCCGTCCAG TGTCAGGCCCGTGGAGGCCCCCGCCTCTCGAACCTCTCGCTGCATCCTGTGCCTGGAGGAGAGACGgcactccaccaccaccccctgtGGCCACCTGTTCTGCTGGGAGTGTATCACCGAGTGGTGCAATACCAAG gcAGAGTGTCCCCTGTGTCGTGAGAAATTCCAGCCTCAACGATTGGTGTATCTACGAAACTACAAATAG
- the pex10 gene encoding peroxisome biogenesis factor 10 isoform X1 produces MLVLVQLYPGCFLANAVNQAMPLLPANQPQLIRASQKDKYYQNCLRNNANEAFQTFAGSKRWLQWRKEIELVSDLAYYGLTTFTGYQTLGEEYCSIVQVDPTKRRVPSRARRGALVLLHSFLPYLLDKLLVCLENELQAEHVGSPGGQSPPASRWNPAACLRARIRGAVGMLTEVQKKALLPVLFAVQQGLTILHRIHVALFYINGAFYHLGKRAAGVSYLRVHGGAGDHQAIRVSYRLLGLVSMLQLGLTLALQLNNFRQKQRARQEWKRHRNLPSSVRPVEAPASRTSRCILCLEERRHSTTTPCGHLFCWECITEWCNTKAECPLCREKFQPQRLVYLRNYK; encoded by the exons ATGCTTGTCCTCGTCCAGCTGTATCCGGGTTGCTTCCTTGCCAATGCTGTGAACCAAG CAATGCCACTGCTTCCTGCAAACCAGCCGCAGCTCATCCGCGCCAGTCAGAAAGATAAGTATTACCAGAACTGTTTGCGGAACAACGCCAACGAAGCCTTTCAAACGTTTGCAG GGTCCAAGAGGTGGCTACAATGGAGAAAAGAGATTGAGTTAGTATCTGACCTTGCGTATTATGGTTTAACAACATTTACAG GGTACCAGACGCTGGGTGAAGAGTATTGCAGCATCGTCCAGGTCGACCCCACCAAACGCAGGGTGCCCTCCCGCGCCCGACGCGGGGCTCTGGTGCTGCTGCACAGCTTCCTGCCGTACCTCCTGGACAAGCTCCTGGTCTGCCTGGAGAACGAGCTGCAGGCTGAGCACGTCGGGTCCCCAGGAGGCCAGAGCCCGCCGGCCTCTCGCTGGAACCCCGCTGCCTGCCTGAGGGCCAGGATCCGCGGCGCGGTGGGCATGCTGACGGAGGTGCAGAAGAAAGCGCTGCTCCCGGTCCTCTTCGCTGTGCAGCAGGGGCTCACCATATTGCACAGGATTCACGTGGCTCTCTTTTACATCAACGGGGCCTTCTACCACCTTGGGAAGAGGGCAGCGGGCGTCAGTTAT CTGCGTGTGCATGGCGGGGCCGGTGATCACCAGGCCATCCGCGTCAGCTACAGACTCCTTGGCTTGGTCTCCATGCTGCAGCTGGGCCTCACACTGGCTCTGCAGCTCAACAACTTCCGCCAGAAACAAAGAGCGAGGCAGGAATGGAAGCGCCACAGGAACCTTCCGTCCAG TGTCAGGCCCGTGGAGGCCCCCGCCTCTCGAACCTCTCGCTGCATCCTGTGCCTGGAGGAGAGACGgcactccaccaccaccccctgtGGCCACCTGTTCTGCTGGGAGTGTATCACCGAGTGGTGCAATACCAAG gcAGAGTGTCCCCTGTGTCGTGAGAAATTCCAGCCTCAACGATTGGTGTATCTACGAAACTACAAATAG